One region of Trichoderma breve strain T069 chromosome 7 map unlocalized scaffold00007, whole genome shotgun sequence genomic DNA includes:
- a CDS encoding sugar transporter domain-containing protein: MASGNDLKMESVVPTEEELKGFDLNNPEIVQLIHHAQQSDAADRLLTIREALSKYKRAVFWAMFLSTSLIMEGYDLVIITSFYGQTQFQDRFGQVDPSTGKKYISAPWQSGLSNSSLVGQLAGLIVNAYAQDRFGCRATMMAFMAWMAVMIFIPVFAPSLPVLAWGEAMCGVSWGVFQTLSTTYASEVVPTVLRPYVTAYVCMCWGAGILLSSGVVRAVAGLSGNIAWRLPFALQWVWPIPLFIGAYLAPESPWNAVRRDKVEEARKALKRLRTPSPESDFEIEATLAYIQHTTAIEKTETASASFIECFQGTNLRRTEINCVVWAAQILCGNAILGYSVVFLEAAGFSELQAFDLNISLSACYIVGGIICWFMFPHVGRATIYMGGLALMFCCLIAIGGLGFTSGKGAEMAIGILLVFSTLINMITVGPACYPIVAETPSGRLRYKTIVIGRFVYNLTGIFNNSVTPRMIAATSWNWGAKAGLFYAGTNLLCNIWCWFRLPETKDRSFGEIDLLFDNHVPARKFKYTKVNQFAHQSEYREKADIISDAEHIEVEKGPIVP, encoded by the exons ATGGCATCGGGAAACGACTTGAAGATGGAGTCGGTCGTTCCcaccgaggaggagctcaaagGCTTTGACCTCAACAACCCCGAGATTGTCCAGCTCATCCATCACGCACAGCAGAGCGACGCCGCGGATCGTCTGTTGACGATTCGTGAGGCTCTGAGCAAGTACAAACGAGCCGTGTTCTGGGCCATGTTTCTGTCTACCAGCTTGATCATGGAAGGATATGACTTAGTTATT ATTACCTCTTTCTACGGCCAGACTCAGTTTCAGGACCGATTTGGTCAGGTTGATCCTTCTACGGGGAAAAAGTACATCTCTGCCCCCTGGCAGTCTGGCCTGTCCAACTCGTCGCTTGTCGGTCAGTTGGCCGGTCTAATAGTCAACGCATACGCTCAAGATCGCTTCGGATGCCGAGCGACCATGATGGCTTTCATGGCATGGATGGCAGTGATGATTTTCATTCCTGTGTTTGCACCCTCCTTGCCCGTTCTGGCTTGGGGAGAGGCGATGTGTGGTGTTTCATGGGGTGTTTTCCAA ACTCTTTCCACAACATATGCTTCCGAAGTCGTTCCCACCGTACTGAGACCCTACGTTACTGCATACGTCTGTATGTGCTGGGGAGCAGGTATTCTGCTCTCCTCAGGTGTCGTCCGAGCCGTGGCAGGTCTCAGTGGCAATATCGCCTGGAGACTGCCTTTCGCCCTCCAATGGGTCTGGCCAATCCCGCTCTTTATAGGCGCCTACCTTGCTCCCGAATCTCCATGGAATGCCGTTCGAAGAGATAAAGtcgaagaagcaagaaaagcACTCAAGCGTCTCCGTACCCCATCCCCAGAAAGTGACTTCGAGATCGAAGCCACACTGGCCTACATCCAGCACACCACCGCCATCGAAAAGACAGAGACTGCCTCGGCAAGCTTCATCGAGTGTTTTCAAGGAACGAATCTTCGCCGTACTGAAATT AACTGCGTTGTTTGGGCGGCACAAATCCTCTGTGGTAACGCTATCCTGGGCTACTCCGTTGTCTTCCTCGAAGCCGCAGGCTTTTCCGAACTTCAAGCATTCGACCTCAACATCTCTCTGTCTGCTTGTTATATCGTTGGTGGCATCATCTGCTGGTTTATGTTCCCGCACGTGGGCCGAGCAACCATCTACATGGGCGGTTTGGCGCTGATGTTCTGCTGCCTCATCGCGATTGGTGGCCTCGGTTTCACCTCAGGCAAGGGCGCTGAGATGGCCATTGGTATCTTGTTGGTCTTTTCGACACTGATTAACATGATCACAGTCGGTCCTGCTTGCTATCCCATTGTGGCAGAAACGCCATCTGGACGCCTAAGGTACAAGACTATTGTCATTGGCCGTTTCGTGTATAACCTAACGGGTATTTTCAACAATTCTGTGACCCCCCGCATGATTGCTGCGACCT CCTGGAACTGGGGAGCCAAAGCTGGTCTTTTCTATGCAGGCACAAATCTTCTCTGCAACATCTGGTGCTGGTTCCGCCTTCCCGAGACCAAGGACCGCTCATTTGGTGAGATCGATCTGCTGTTCGACAACCACGTTCCCGCGAGGAAGTTCAAGTATACCAAAGTTAATC AATTTGCCCACCAAAGCGAGTATCGCGAAAAGGCAGACATTATTAGTGATGCTGAGCACATTGAGGTGGAGAAGGGTCCTATTGTCCCCTAG